A window from Halomicrobium urmianum encodes these proteins:
- a CDS encoding mandelate racemase/muconate lactonizing enzyme family protein yields the protein MSYEQLSDPNAEYTMRDLSSETMGISDSRGDRDVEITDVQSTIVDGNYPWTIVRVYTDAGPVGTGEAYWGGALPEIIERLKPFVVGENPLDIDRLYEHMIQKMSGEGSIAGKDVAAISGIELALHDVAGKILGVPAYQLLGGKYRDDVRMYCDCHTEDEADPDACAEEAERVVSELGYDALKFDLDVPSGHERDRANRHLNKGEIDHKAEIVEKVTEQVGDRAEVAFDCHWAFASGSAKRLTRAIEDYDVWWLEDPVPPENQDVQAEVTRDTATPIATGENVYRTHGQRQLLEDEGVDIIAPDVPKVGGMLETKKIATLADMYYLPVAMHNVSSPIGTTASVHVGTAIPNAMAVEYHSYELGWWEDLVEEDNLIEEGYFNVPEKPGLGVTLDLDTVQEHLADGFEMFDEA from the coding sequence ATGAGCTACGAGCAGCTATCGGACCCGAACGCGGAATACACGATGCGGGACCTCTCCTCGGAGACGATGGGGATTTCTGACTCGCGGGGGGACCGCGACGTGGAGATCACCGACGTCCAGTCGACCATCGTCGACGGCAACTACCCGTGGACGATCGTCCGCGTGTACACGGACGCGGGCCCCGTCGGTACCGGTGAAGCCTACTGGGGCGGCGCGCTCCCGGAGATCATCGAGCGCCTGAAGCCGTTCGTCGTCGGGGAGAACCCCCTCGACATCGACCGGCTGTACGAGCACATGATCCAGAAGATGTCGGGCGAGGGCTCCATCGCCGGCAAGGACGTGGCGGCCATCTCCGGCATCGAACTCGCGCTCCACGACGTCGCCGGCAAGATCCTGGGCGTCCCGGCCTACCAGCTGCTGGGCGGCAAGTACCGGGACGACGTGCGGATGTACTGCGACTGCCACACCGAGGACGAGGCCGACCCCGACGCCTGCGCCGAGGAGGCCGAGCGCGTCGTCAGCGAACTCGGCTACGACGCCCTGAAGTTCGACCTCGACGTCCCCTCGGGCCACGAGCGCGACCGCGCCAACCGCCACCTGAACAAGGGCGAGATCGACCACAAGGCCGAGATCGTCGAGAAGGTGACCGAGCAGGTCGGCGACCGCGCGGAGGTCGCCTTCGACTGCCACTGGGCCTTCGCCTCCGGCAGCGCCAAGCGCCTCACGCGCGCCATCGAGGACTACGACGTCTGGTGGCTCGAGGACCCCGTCCCGCCGGAGAACCAGGACGTCCAGGCCGAGGTCACCCGCGACACCGCCACGCCCATCGCCACCGGCGAGAACGTCTACCGGACCCATGGGCAGCGCCAGCTGCTCGAGGACGAGGGCGTCGACATCATCGCGCCCGACGTCCCGAAGGTCGGCGGGATGCTCGAGACCAAGAAGATCGCGACGCTCGCAGACATGTACTACCTCCCCGTCGCGATGCACAACGTCTCCTCGCCCATCGGGACCACCGCGTCGGTCCACGTCGGCACGGCTATCCCCAACGCCATGGCCGTCGAGTACCACTCCTACGAGCTCGGCTGGTGGGAGGACCTGGTCGAGGAGGACAACCTCATCGAAGAGGGCTACTTCAACGTCCCCGAGAAGCCCGGCCTCGGCGTCACGCTCGACCTCGACACGGTTCAGGAGCACCTGGCCGACGGGTTCGAGATGTTCGATGAAGCGTAG
- a CDS encoding isochorismate synthase, producing the protein MKRQDAAGADSSPGETGQYAYAARRVDVGSLPRVSAAADERVCWLHPSEPDALALGAAATVEAAGPERFADAQAGLAELFAALESDGDVPEIARPRAYGGLGFFAGEDEGDTWAGFPDARFAVPEAQVVSDDETWLTVTVPADERDALPERLDRWQHRLAAADGGGGALPGATGFDWAMSRAEWERTVDETIERIRRDGLEKVVLAQELTVGLDRPVPVARVLGRLRETYPNCAAFCAAPGPGTAFFGATPETLVALRDGRVETEALAGTTERGESDLEDASLADAMRGDEKYQQENRIVADAIADALRPVAESVSVADPEIKRIANLQHLRRPISATVDGDAHVLDLARRLHPTPAVGGFPPEPAADVIRDVEPFDRGWYAAPVGWVDADGDGTVAVAIRSGLARDRSLSLYGGAGIVDGSDPATEYGEVTSRFEPVLGALEIDLPDER; encoded by the coding sequence ATGAAGCGGCAGGATGCGGCCGGAGCGGACTCGTCGCCGGGGGAGACCGGACAGTACGCGTACGCCGCTCGCCGGGTCGACGTCGGGTCGCTACCGAGGGTGTCGGCCGCCGCCGACGAGCGCGTCTGCTGGCTGCACCCCTCGGAGCCCGACGCGCTGGCTCTGGGTGCAGCGGCGACCGTCGAGGCCGCGGGGCCGGAGCGCTTCGCCGACGCGCAGGCAGGGCTGGCGGAACTGTTTGCCGCCCTCGAATCGGACGGGGACGTCCCCGAGATCGCCAGGCCGCGGGCCTACGGCGGTCTCGGCTTCTTCGCCGGAGAGGACGAGGGCGACACCTGGGCGGGCTTTCCCGACGCCCGGTTCGCCGTCCCTGAGGCGCAGGTGGTGTCCGACGACGAGACGTGGCTGACCGTCACCGTCCCGGCGGACGAGCGCGACGCCCTGCCGGAGCGCCTCGATCGATGGCAGCACCGGCTGGCGGCGGCCGACGGCGGCGGGGGAGCGCTGCCGGGCGCGACCGGCTTCGACTGGGCGATGTCGCGGGCCGAGTGGGAGCGGACCGTCGACGAGACCATCGAGCGCATCCGGCGTGACGGCCTGGAGAAGGTCGTCCTCGCCCAGGAGCTGACGGTCGGCCTGGACCGTCCGGTCCCGGTCGCGCGCGTGCTCGGCCGCCTCCGGGAGACGTATCCCAACTGTGCGGCGTTCTGCGCCGCACCGGGGCCGGGGACCGCCTTCTTCGGCGCGACGCCGGAGACGCTGGTCGCGCTGCGGGACGGCCGCGTCGAGACGGAAGCACTGGCCGGGACCACCGAGCGCGGCGAGTCGGACCTGGAGGACGCCAGCCTGGCCGACGCGATGCGGGGTGACGAGAAGTACCAGCAGGAGAACCGCATCGTCGCCGACGCCATCGCTGACGCCCTGCGGCCCGTCGCCGAGAGCGTGAGCGTCGCCGACCCCGAGATCAAGCGCATCGCCAACCTCCAGCACCTCCGGCGGCCCATCTCGGCGACCGTCGACGGCGACGCCCACGTCCTCGACCTGGCGCGGCGGCTCCACCCCACGCCAGCCGTCGGGGGCTTCCCGCCGGAACCGGCAGCCGACGTCATCCGCGACGTCGAACCGTTCGACCGCGGCTGGTACGCCGCGCCCGTGGGCTGGGTCGACGCCGACGGCGACGGCACCGTCGCCGTCGCCATCCGCTCGGGGCTGGCGCGCGACCGGTCGCTGTCGCTGTACGGCGGCGCCGGCATCGTCGACGGCAGCGACCCGGCGACGGAGTACGGCGAGGTGACCTCCCGGTTCGAGCCCGTGCTGGGCGCGCTGGAGATCGACCTCCCGGACGAGCGGTAG
- a CDS encoding NAD(P)-dependent oxidoreductase, which produces MDSDRQSRLFMRAIGIIGVGYIGSEFLDRLLADGYDVTVFDVDDEKVDHAGQRGATAADSPAEVAGETDAVVMALPGTPEVEATLEGDDGLLDALGDGQLVVDVTTTRPETSEVAEEMCDEAGADFVEAPITSAAPREGYHMMIGGTEERYEAAADLLDTLCDDHTRVGPIPEGTVLKLGLQMRYAGHAALDAEIVEYARDNGVDPELFNDFFGMDIWEQYFTGDFSQDIEGLGGLAIWHKDLGYAREFARENDTALPLNGVVHEAYKAATRRAGEDEGHAATLVKYWTALNDAEDRYE; this is translated from the coding sequence GTGGACTCCGACCGCCAGTCCCGCCTGTTCATGCGAGCTATCGGTATCATCGGCGTCGGCTACATCGGCAGCGAGTTTCTGGACCGACTGCTGGCCGACGGCTACGACGTGACGGTGTTCGACGTCGACGACGAGAAGGTCGACCACGCGGGCCAGCGGGGGGCCACAGCGGCCGACAGCCCGGCCGAGGTCGCCGGCGAGACGGACGCGGTGGTCATGGCACTCCCGGGCACGCCCGAGGTCGAGGCGACGCTGGAGGGCGACGACGGCCTCCTGGACGCGCTCGGCGACGGCCAGCTGGTCGTCGACGTGACCACGACTCGCCCGGAGACCTCCGAGGTCGCCGAGGAGATGTGTGACGAAGCCGGTGCCGACTTCGTCGAGGCGCCGATCACCAGCGCGGCGCCCCGGGAGGGCTACCACATGATGATCGGCGGCACCGAGGAGCGCTACGAGGCCGCCGCTGACCTGCTGGACACACTCTGTGACGACCACACGCGGGTCGGGCCGATCCCGGAGGGCACGGTGTTGAAGCTCGGACTGCAGATGCGCTACGCCGGCCACGCGGCGCTGGACGCGGAGATCGTCGAGTACGCGCGAGACAACGGCGTCGACCCCGAGCTGTTCAACGACTTCTTCGGGATGGACATCTGGGAGCAGTACTTCACTGGCGACTTCAGCCAGGACATCGAGGGGCTGGGCGGACTGGCCATCTGGCACAAGGATCTCGGCTACGCCCGCGAGTTCGCGCGGGAGAACGACACCGCACTGCCACTGAACGGCGTCGTCCACGAGGCCTACAAGGCGGCGACGCGCCGCGCCGGCGAGGACGAGGGCCACGCCGCGACGCTCGTCAAGTACTGGACGGCGCTCAACGACGCCGAGGACCGGTACGAGTAG
- a CDS encoding universal stress protein, whose amino-acid sequence MERALVVLNGADGEQELVERALRLADGVGATVEFFAVFTPDEYEEAVETLDSIADVEQTGYDVDAAFGLVRPVIEEGIESTGADVDYELSGEVAEGTGRADAVLGALADRDCDHVFVAGQERSPTGKAVFGDAVQSVLLNAAVPVTTLLN is encoded by the coding sequence ATGGAACGCGCACTCGTAGTGCTGAACGGAGCGGACGGCGAGCAGGAACTGGTCGAGCGGGCCCTCCGACTCGCGGACGGGGTCGGTGCAACCGTCGAGTTCTTCGCGGTGTTCACCCCCGACGAGTACGAGGAGGCCGTTGAGACGCTGGATTCCATCGCCGACGTAGAGCAGACGGGGTACGACGTCGACGCCGCCTTCGGACTCGTTCGTCCGGTCATCGAGGAGGGGATCGAATCGACCGGGGCCGACGTCGACTACGAACTGTCCGGCGAAGTCGCCGAGGGAACCGGCCGTGCCGACGCCGTACTCGGCGCGCTGGCCGACCGCGACTGCGATCACGTCTTCGTCGCCGGCCAGGAGCGGTCGCCGACCGGGAAGGCAGTGTTCGGCGACGCCGTCCAGTCGGTCCTCCTCAACGCAGCCGTGCCCGTGACGACGCTGCTGAACTGA
- a CDS encoding DUF4129 domain-containing protein, producing the protein MDVERLRPALVVLLGVLAVSAAAATMDGSAATNVGSGGEGTGEGEGTGAGSGDGSIGGFNPVGAELQPGLPGWVLEHFFLIVLGLGSLATLAYAAFLVLIGDVEELKRLLTIAGSTLGGAVLYAAALALAALFAWLSRGGDPSIAGAPSEVGGGGTTESAGADPTGTGVPPALLLAGVAVLATVAFAVLVRARRDGAGSAADVDAAADDGDRDRFASAPTRAAGFDDVPASNPVYRAWHRLAAAVKESPERTETPAEVARRAVREGFDHDAVGTLTETFEEVRYGGRPPTKERVERARRALERLDDGGEDA; encoded by the coding sequence ATGGACGTGGAACGGTTGCGACCAGCCCTGGTGGTCCTCCTCGGCGTGCTCGCCGTCTCGGCCGCGGCGGCGACGATGGACGGGTCGGCCGCGACCAACGTCGGTAGCGGTGGCGAGGGCACCGGCGAAGGGGAAGGGACCGGTGCCGGCAGCGGCGACGGCTCTATCGGCGGTTTCAATCCCGTCGGAGCGGAGTTACAGCCGGGACTGCCGGGCTGGGTGCTGGAACACTTCTTTCTGATCGTGCTGGGCCTGGGCTCGCTCGCGACGCTCGCCTACGCCGCCTTTCTGGTCCTGATCGGCGACGTCGAGGAACTGAAGCGGCTGCTCACCATCGCGGGGTCGACGCTCGGCGGCGCGGTCCTGTACGCCGCCGCGCTGGCCCTGGCCGCCCTCTTCGCGTGGCTCTCCCGCGGGGGCGACCCGTCGATCGCTGGCGCTCCCAGCGAGGTGGGCGGCGGCGGGACCACCGAGAGCGCGGGTGCCGATCCGACGGGGACCGGCGTCCCGCCGGCGCTCCTGCTCGCTGGCGTTGCCGTCCTCGCGACGGTCGCGTTCGCGGTCTTGGTCCGTGCGCGACGCGACGGGGCCGGCTCGGCGGCCGACGTCGACGCCGCGGCGGACGACGGCGACCGTGACCGCTTCGCCTCGGCACCGACGCGGGCCGCGGGGTTCGACGACGTTCCGGCGTCGAACCCGGTCTACCGGGCCTGGCACCGGCTGGCCGCGGCGGTCAAGGAGTCGCCGGAGCGGACCGAGACGCCTGCAGAGGTCGCTCGGCGTGCCGTCCGCGAGGGGTTCGACCACGACGCCGTCGGGACGCTGACCGAGACGTTCGAGGAGGTCCGCTACGGCGGCCGACCGCCGACCAAGGAGCGCGTCGAGCGCGCCCGGCGGGCGCTTGAGCGGCTCGACGACGGGGGTGAGGACGCCTGA
- the rdfA gene encoding rod-determining factor RdfA: MTGRRSKVERLIEEHDLTGLGDELVDRWTATGDERMSLRDLARHFNVRLLAATMEAAGVSTIEGDPESVYDALTDDDVSAGRRTEVRSRLERAGVDVEELERSFVTYQAIRSYVKDVRGAEQATPDDEERIESARTAIQRLVSRTTAVAEEKLERLRDADLITLGDFRLIVDVQVYCRDCGTQRGVADLISEGGCDCED, from the coding sequence ATGACTGGACGGCGGAGCAAGGTGGAGCGACTCATCGAGGAGCACGATCTGACGGGACTCGGGGACGAACTCGTCGACCGATGGACGGCCACGGGGGACGAACGGATGAGCCTCCGGGACCTGGCGCGACACTTCAACGTCCGCCTCCTGGCCGCGACGATGGAGGCGGCAGGGGTGAGCACCATCGAGGGCGACCCGGAGAGCGTCTACGACGCGCTGACCGACGACGACGTCTCCGCCGGCCGGCGGACCGAGGTCCGAAGCCGACTCGAACGGGCCGGCGTCGACGTCGAGGAACTGGAGCGATCCTTCGTCACCTACCAGGCGATTCGCTCCTACGTCAAGGACGTCCGCGGCGCCGAACAGGCCACGCCCGACGACGAGGAGCGCATCGAATCGGCACGGACGGCCATCCAGCGCCTCGTCAGCCGAACCACCGCCGTCGCCGAGGAGAAGCTCGAACGCCTCCGGGACGCCGACCTCATCACGCTCGGCGACTTCCGCCTGATCGTCGACGTCCAGGTCTACTGTCGCGACTGCGGTACCCAGCGTGGCGTCGCCGACCTCATCTCCGAGGGCGGCTGCGACTGCGAGGACTAG
- a CDS encoding DUF4129 domain-containing protein, with amino-acid sequence MTGSRPLLAVAVVLAVLVVGAAAASLDGTGGEASGASSDSAAGVGAGNGSGLGSGNGTAVALNFGEAEPGGPSPFTAVVERFTSLVMLLAVVGPAVYAAVVVWQEGVRSLLAALRGALTDLLGIAALIAVFLVLVYLLSLFVGNGGGGFAGTGTDAGGLDAASGDVERIAPVDVPLPLVVVGLLLTVAVLGASLSGRSRSGPSPSAAQPGSRPRGAGGTVDGEPRVAVPFEDAAAGNDVYRAWCGLAEAAGATGRTVTVTEVAAAARERGLDERAVAELTALFREVRYEGRTATPDRERRALDALERLRDE; translated from the coding sequence ATGACCGGATCGCGGCCCCTGCTCGCCGTCGCGGTGGTGCTCGCGGTCCTCGTCGTCGGAGCGGCCGCCGCCTCTCTGGACGGGACGGGCGGCGAGGCGTCGGGCGCGAGCAGCGACTCCGCGGCCGGCGTCGGCGCCGGCAACGGCTCCGGCCTGGGTTCGGGGAACGGGACGGCGGTCGCGCTGAACTTCGGGGAGGCGGAGCCGGGCGGCCCGTCGCCGTTCACCGCCGTCGTCGAGCGATTCACGAGTCTCGTGATGTTGCTCGCCGTCGTCGGCCCCGCGGTCTACGCGGCGGTCGTCGTCTGGCAGGAGGGCGTCCGATCGCTGCTGGCGGCGCTGCGGGGCGCTCTGACTGACCTGCTCGGCATCGCGGCGCTGATCGCGGTCTTCCTCGTGCTGGTCTATCTCCTCTCGCTGTTCGTCGGAAACGGGGGCGGCGGGTTCGCCGGCACCGGCACCGACGCGGGCGGCCTCGACGCCGCCTCGGGAGACGTCGAGCGGATCGCGCCGGTGGACGTCCCCCTCCCGCTGGTCGTCGTCGGACTCCTGCTCACCGTCGCCGTTCTCGGGGCATCGCTGTCGGGACGGTCGCGATCGGGCCCGTCGCCGTCGGCGGCGCAGCCCGGTTCGCGGCCGCGGGGTGCCGGCGGGACCGTCGACGGAGAACCGCGGGTCGCCGTCCCCTTCGAGGACGCTGCGGCCGGCAACGACGTGTACCGGGCCTGGTGCGGGCTTGCCGAAGCCGCCGGCGCGACGGGGCGGACGGTCACGGTGACCGAGGTGGCGGCGGCGGCCCGCGAGCGCGGGCTGGACGAGCGCGCCGTCGCGGAACTGACGGCCCTGTTCCGCGAGGTCCGCTACGAGGGGCGGACCGCGACGCCGGACCGCGAGCGCCGCGCGCTGGACGCCCTCGAACGGCTCCGGGACGAGTGA
- a CDS encoding archaea-specific SMC-related protein — MSSATVDVENVGGIDEARVEIPPGVTVLAGPNASNKTSLLRALMTVFGSDEASIKGDADEAHVDLEIDDETYDRYLERTGTGVTTSGDPYLDDPELADLFAFLLRSNEARRSVERDVDLRELIMRPVDTEAIQNEIQRLQNERDQVDADLDELESLKRQLPDLEQRKSELESEIEETREELESVESEIEDVDASVEDQREERDELEDRLAELRDVRSDLEDVRYEIETKRDRLDSLREERRELEERDDDLEAPDVDPEDVEEHIADLRSRKQDLDAEISELQNTIRFNEKMIDEAQDGTHPAVRTTTDGGTSSVTDQLLEDDTRTVCWTCGSEVSIDRIEDTVERLRDLRRDKVDSVDDIEDELDEYTDRKAEYERAQRNRDQIQNRLARTEREIESTEDAIDRLTGRKEDLTDEVERLEGEVEDLESDTYEEVLELHREANDLEYELGQLEGDRDEVVAEIEQIESELDRQDDLEERREEIQDELVDLRTRIDRIEENAVEEFNDHMEEVLGILDYENIDRIWIEIVEREVREGRRKVERNSFELHVIRSTDGGVAYEDTVDHLSESEREVTGLVFALAGYLVHDLHEEVPLMVLDALEPIDSDRISRLLEYFESYVDYLVVALLPEDAEALEVEHTRITDIGG; from the coding sequence ATGAGTTCGGCCACAGTTGACGTCGAGAACGTCGGGGGTATCGACGAGGCGAGGGTGGAGATACCCCCCGGCGTGACGGTGCTGGCGGGGCCCAACGCGTCGAACAAGACGTCGCTACTGCGCGCGCTGATGACGGTCTTCGGTAGCGACGAGGCTTCGATCAAGGGCGACGCCGACGAGGCGCACGTCGATCTCGAGATCGACGACGAGACGTACGACCGGTACCTCGAGCGGACCGGCACCGGCGTGACGACGAGCGGCGATCCCTATCTGGACGACCCCGAACTGGCCGACCTGTTCGCCTTCCTCCTGCGATCCAACGAGGCGCGGCGGTCGGTCGAGCGGGACGTGGACCTCCGGGAGCTCATCATGCGGCCCGTCGACACGGAGGCCATCCAGAACGAGATACAGCGCCTCCAGAACGAGCGGGATCAGGTCGACGCCGACCTCGACGAACTGGAGTCGCTGAAGCGGCAGCTGCCCGACCTCGAACAGCGGAAGTCGGAGCTGGAGTCCGAGATCGAGGAGACCCGCGAGGAACTGGAGTCCGTCGAGTCCGAGATCGAGGACGTCGACGCCTCCGTCGAGGACCAGCGCGAGGAGCGCGACGAACTCGAAGACAGGCTCGCTGAACTGCGAGACGTCCGCTCGGATCTGGAGGACGTCCGCTACGAGATCGAGACCAAGCGCGACCGGCTCGACTCGCTGCGCGAGGAGCGCCGCGAGCTGGAAGAGCGTGATGACGACCTCGAGGCGCCGGACGTCGACCCCGAGGACGTCGAGGAGCACATCGCCGATCTGCGCTCGCGCAAGCAGGACCTCGACGCCGAGATCAGCGAACTCCAGAACACGATCCGGTTCAACGAGAAGATGATCGACGAGGCCCAGGACGGGACCCACCCGGCCGTCCGGACCACTACCGACGGCGGCACCTCGTCGGTCACCGACCAGCTGCTGGAGGACGACACCCGGACCGTCTGCTGGACCTGTGGCTCCGAGGTGTCCATCGACCGAATCGAGGACACCGTCGAGCGACTGCGCGATCTCCGACGGGACAAGGTCGACTCCGTCGACGACATCGAAGACGAGCTCGACGAGTACACCGACCGCAAGGCCGAGTACGAGCGCGCGCAGCGTAACCGCGACCAGATCCAGAACCGCCTCGCCCGCACCGAGCGGGAGATCGAGTCCACCGAGGACGCCATCGACCGCCTGACCGGGCGCAAGGAGGACCTCACCGACGAGGTCGAGCGACTGGAGGGCGAGGTCGAGGACCTCGAGTCCGACACCTACGAGGAGGTCCTGGAACTGCACCGCGAGGCCAACGACCTCGAATACGAACTCGGCCAGCTGGAGGGCGACCGAGACGAGGTCGTCGCGGAGATCGAGCAGATCGAGTCCGAACTTGACCGCCAGGACGACCTCGAGGAGCGACGCGAAGAGATCCAGGACGAGCTGGTCGACCTCCGGACCAGGATCGACCGCATCGAGGAGAATGCCGTCGAGGAGTTCAACGACCACATGGAGGAGGTGCTTGGCATCCTCGACTACGAGAACATCGACCGCATCTGGATCGAAATCGTCGAGCGTGAGGTCCGCGAGGGCCGACGCAAGGTCGAGCGCAACAGCTTCGAACTGCACGTGATCCGCTCGACCGACGGCGGCGTCGCCTACGAAGACACCGTCGACCACCTCTCCGAGTCCGAGCGCGAGGTGACCGGCCTCGTGTTCGCGCTGGCGGGCTACCTCGTCCACGATCTCCACGAGGAGGTCCCGCTAATGGTGCTGGACGCCCTGGAGCCGATCGATTCCGACCGCATCTCCCGCCTGCTGGAGTACTTCGAGTCCTACGTCGACTACCTCGTCGTCGCCCTCCTCCCCGAGGACGCCGAGGCCCTCGAAGTCGAGCACACGCGCATCACCGACATCGGCGGCTAG
- a CDS encoding enolase C-terminal domain-like protein has translation MDANTTFDYCGGITPSDAVATLCEAYNKRFVPHVFGPVVNYSASLHVAAAHASCDLIEFAVYADDIDDPGRYVASPYIANQEDVYVQDGGVIEPPETPGLGLEVDEALLEDYRTA, from the coding sequence ATGGACGCCAACACCACCTTCGACTACTGCGGCGGCATCACCCCCTCCGACGCCGTTGCGACGCTCTGTGAGGCCTACAACAAGCGGTTCGTTCCCCACGTCTTCGGGCCGGTCGTCAACTACTCCGCCAGCCTGCACGTCGCGGCCGCCCACGCCTCCTGCGACCTCATCGAGTTCGCCGTCTACGCCGACGACATCGACGACCCCGGACGCTACGTCGCTAGCCCCTACATCGCCAACCAGGAGGACGTCTACGTTCAGGACGGCGGCGTCATCGAACCGCCCGAGACACCCGGCCTCGGCCTCGAAGTGGACGAGGCGTTGCTCGAGGACTACCGCACCGCCTAG
- a CDS encoding aldose 1-epimerase, with translation MGFWNDRPRVSTEFRYRGVDAALLENRNLRVLVLPGKGGDILEFRDRRTDVDVLYHADYPWDPPSDRVVPSTETTWNEHYPGGWQVNLPVAGGGMDIAGSRYDHHGESALLPWDAEVTRDDDEAVTLTLTTELRRYPFSVERDLTLPADASRLEISESVTNEGEVELEYAWQQHVALGRPLIGPDARLDTSAGRGYVDAYGEDHDTNRLLGDREFEWPLADGVDGDPVDLSEFPPTDAKIHDQAFLLEFDEPWYAVTNPELDLGFALRWSGDPFETLWYWQSFGGHDESPFWGRNYTAGLEPTTAYPGHSYPEAQRENATLDSLAPGETVSAEFVATTYGGRERVDGVDADGTVRGGD, from the coding sequence ATGGGATTCTGGAACGACCGACCGCGCGTCTCGACCGAGTTCCGGTACCGGGGCGTCGACGCCGCCCTGCTGGAGAACCGCAACCTTCGGGTCCTCGTCCTGCCTGGCAAGGGCGGGGATATTCTGGAGTTCCGGGACAGGCGCACCGACGTCGACGTCCTCTACCACGCCGACTATCCCTGGGACCCACCGAGCGACCGCGTCGTCCCGTCGACCGAGACGACCTGGAACGAGCACTACCCCGGGGGCTGGCAGGTGAACCTCCCCGTCGCCGGTGGCGGGATGGACATCGCCGGCAGCAGGTACGACCACCACGGGGAGTCGGCATTGCTCCCGTGGGATGCCGAGGTGACTCGCGACGACGACGAGGCGGTGACGCTCACGCTGACGACCGAGCTGCGACGGTATCCGTTCTCGGTCGAGCGCGACCTGACGCTGCCCGCCGACGCGTCGCGCCTGGAGATCAGCGAGTCCGTCACCAACGAGGGCGAGGTCGAACTCGAGTACGCCTGGCAGCAACACGTCGCGCTCGGGCGGCCGCTGATCGGGCCCGACGCGCGCCTCGACACGTCCGCCGGGCGGGGCTACGTCGACGCCTACGGCGAGGACCACGACACCAACCGCCTGCTCGGCGATCGGGAGTTCGAGTGGCCGCTCGCGGACGGCGTCGACGGCGACCCCGTCGACCTGAGCGAGTTCCCGCCGACCGACGCGAAGATCCACGATCAGGCGTTCCTGCTGGAGTTCGACGAACCGTGGTACGCCGTGACGAACCCCGAACTGGACCTCGGGTTCGCGCTGCGCTGGTCGGGCGACCCCTTCGAGACGCTGTGGTACTGGCAGTCCTTCGGCGGACACGACGAGTCGCCGTTCTGGGGGCGCAACTACACGGCCGGCCTGGAGCCGACGACGGCGTATCCGGGCCACTCGTATCCGGAGGCACAGCGCGAGAACGCTACGCTCGACTCGCTCGCGCCCGGCGAGACCGTCAGTGCCGAGTTCGTCGCGACGACCTACGGCGGCCGCGAGCGCGTCGACGGCGTCGACGCCGACGGGACCGTTCGCGGCGGGGACTGA